From the Hevea brasiliensis isolate MT/VB/25A 57/8 unplaced genomic scaffold, ASM3005281v1 Scaf110, whole genome shotgun sequence genome, one window contains:
- the LOC110648221 gene encoding putative clathrin assembly protein At5g35200 isoform X1, with translation MQKPNEFCDWEGERMSGGGTQKSLRKALGALKDTTTVSLAKVNSDYKELDIAIVKATNHVERPAKEKHIRAVFAAVSATRPRADVAYCIHALARRLSKTHNWAVALKTLIVIHRALREVDPTFHEELINYGRSRSHMLSMSHFKDDSSPNAWDYSAWVRTYALFLEERLECFRVLKYDVETDRPRTKDLDTAELLEQLPALQQLLFRVLGCQPQGAAVNNFVIQLALSLVASESVKIYQAISDGTANLVDKFFEMQRHDSLRALDIYWRACQQAERLSEFYEICKSMDIGRGERFIKIEQPPASFLQTMEEYVREAPRMSTVRKDQVSDNKIAAPKEILAIEYKKEPEVKEERPPSPPPPEPVKVEEPVVEQPDLLALDDPVPAASELDEKNALALAIVPVSDQTSTTIPSHANGTTGWELALVTAPSSNDSAATASKLAGGLDKLTLDSLYDDAIRRNNQPVSYNPWEPAPMVNPMMQTTAHDPFFASNAVAAPHSVQMAAMTNQQQAFMLQQRQQMMMMMGPQQPPSNPFGNPYGASVHPYGSGVPPVQAYNPYSGFR, from the exons GAATTGGACATTGCCATAGTTAAGGCCACAAATCATGTTGAGCGACCTGCAAAGGAAAAACACATTAGAG CTGTTTTTGCCGCTGTTTCAGCTACTAGGCCTCGAGCTGATGTTGCTTATTGCATTCATGCTCTTGCTAGAAGGTTATCAAAAACACATAACTGGGCG GTTGCATTGAAAACTTTGATTGTTATTCACCGTGCTTTAAGAGAAGTGGACCCCACATTTCATGAGGAACTCATTAATTATGGACGAAGCAGGAGTCATATGCTTAGCATGTCTCATTTCAAAGATGATTCCAGTCCAAATG CATGGGATTATTCTGCCTGGGTTCGCACCTATGCCTTATTTTTGGAGGAAAGGCTGGAATGCTTCCGTGTTCTGAAGTATGATGTTGAGACGGATCGACCT AGGACTAAAGATCTGGATACTGCTGAGTTGCTGGAGCAGCTGCCTGCTTTGCAACAACTTCTTTTCCGTGTTCTTGGTTGTCAG CCACAAGGGGCAGCAGTTAATAACTTTGTCATTCAGTTAGCACTTTCATTG GTTGCTTCTGAAAGTGTTAAAATCTATCAAGCTATAAGCGATGGTACTGCCAATTTGGTTGACAAG TTCTTTGAGATGCAACGGCATGATTCCTTGAGGGCTTTGGATATATATTGGAGAGCTTGTCAGCAG GCAGAGAGACTTTCAGAATTTTATGAGATATGTAAAAGTATGGATATTGGGCGTGGAGAAAGATTTATTAAGATTGAGCAG CCTCCTGCATCATTCCTACAAACCATGGAAGAGTATGTGCGAGAAGCTCCACGGATGTCCACGGTTCGCAAAGATCAG GTTTCTGATAATAAAATTGCTGCCCCAAAAGAAATCTTAGCTATAGAGTACAAAAAGGAACCAGAGGTGAAGGAGGAACGTCCACCATCGCCACCTCCACCTGAACCAGTAAAAGTTGAAGAGCCAGTTGTTGAACAACCTGATTTGTTG GCCTTGGATGATCCTGTTCCAGCTGCTTCAGAACTGGATGAGAAGAATGCCCTGGCTCTAGCTATTGTTCCAGTTT CTGACCAAACAAGTACAACCATCCCAAGTCATGCAAATGGTACCACAGGATGGGAACTGGCACTTGTTACAGCTCCAAGTTCGAATGATAGTGCTGCAACTGCTAGCAAACTG GCGGGAGGGCTAGATAAACTCACATTAGACAGCTTATACGATGATGCAATTAGACGAAACAATCAGCCTGTGAGCTACAATCCTTGGGAGCCAGCCCCAATGGTTAATCCCATGATGCAAACAACTGCACATGATCCTTTCTTTGCCTCCAATGCAGTAGCTGCACCACATTCagtgcagatggctgcaatgacCAATCAACAGCAGGCTTTCATGTTGCAGCAGCGGcagcagatgatgatgatgatgggccCACAACAGCCGCCTTCAAATCCCTTCGGCAATCCTTACGGAGCTAGTGTCCATCCATATGGCTCAGGTGTGCCACCTGTTCAAGCCTATAATCCATATTCAGGCTTTAGATAG
- the LOC110648221 gene encoding putative clathrin assembly protein At5g35200 isoform X2, producing the protein MSGGGTQKSLRKALGALKDTTTVSLAKVNSDYKELDIAIVKATNHVERPAKEKHIRAVFAAVSATRPRADVAYCIHALARRLSKTHNWAVALKTLIVIHRALREVDPTFHEELINYGRSRSHMLSMSHFKDDSSPNAWDYSAWVRTYALFLEERLECFRVLKYDVETDRPRTKDLDTAELLEQLPALQQLLFRVLGCQPQGAAVNNFVIQLALSLVASESVKIYQAISDGTANLVDKFFEMQRHDSLRALDIYWRACQQAERLSEFYEICKSMDIGRGERFIKIEQPPASFLQTMEEYVREAPRMSTVRKDQVSDNKIAAPKEILAIEYKKEPEVKEERPPSPPPPEPVKVEEPVVEQPDLLALDDPVPAASELDEKNALALAIVPVSDQTSTTIPSHANGTTGWELALVTAPSSNDSAATASKLAGGLDKLTLDSLYDDAIRRNNQPVSYNPWEPAPMVNPMMQTTAHDPFFASNAVAAPHSVQMAAMTNQQQAFMLQQRQQMMMMMGPQQPPSNPFGNPYGASVHPYGSGVPPVQAYNPYSGFR; encoded by the exons GAATTGGACATTGCCATAGTTAAGGCCACAAATCATGTTGAGCGACCTGCAAAGGAAAAACACATTAGAG CTGTTTTTGCCGCTGTTTCAGCTACTAGGCCTCGAGCTGATGTTGCTTATTGCATTCATGCTCTTGCTAGAAGGTTATCAAAAACACATAACTGGGCG GTTGCATTGAAAACTTTGATTGTTATTCACCGTGCTTTAAGAGAAGTGGACCCCACATTTCATGAGGAACTCATTAATTATGGACGAAGCAGGAGTCATATGCTTAGCATGTCTCATTTCAAAGATGATTCCAGTCCAAATG CATGGGATTATTCTGCCTGGGTTCGCACCTATGCCTTATTTTTGGAGGAAAGGCTGGAATGCTTCCGTGTTCTGAAGTATGATGTTGAGACGGATCGACCT AGGACTAAAGATCTGGATACTGCTGAGTTGCTGGAGCAGCTGCCTGCTTTGCAACAACTTCTTTTCCGTGTTCTTGGTTGTCAG CCACAAGGGGCAGCAGTTAATAACTTTGTCATTCAGTTAGCACTTTCATTG GTTGCTTCTGAAAGTGTTAAAATCTATCAAGCTATAAGCGATGGTACTGCCAATTTGGTTGACAAG TTCTTTGAGATGCAACGGCATGATTCCTTGAGGGCTTTGGATATATATTGGAGAGCTTGTCAGCAG GCAGAGAGACTTTCAGAATTTTATGAGATATGTAAAAGTATGGATATTGGGCGTGGAGAAAGATTTATTAAGATTGAGCAG CCTCCTGCATCATTCCTACAAACCATGGAAGAGTATGTGCGAGAAGCTCCACGGATGTCCACGGTTCGCAAAGATCAG GTTTCTGATAATAAAATTGCTGCCCCAAAAGAAATCTTAGCTATAGAGTACAAAAAGGAACCAGAGGTGAAGGAGGAACGTCCACCATCGCCACCTCCACCTGAACCAGTAAAAGTTGAAGAGCCAGTTGTTGAACAACCTGATTTGTTG GCCTTGGATGATCCTGTTCCAGCTGCTTCAGAACTGGATGAGAAGAATGCCCTGGCTCTAGCTATTGTTCCAGTTT CTGACCAAACAAGTACAACCATCCCAAGTCATGCAAATGGTACCACAGGATGGGAACTGGCACTTGTTACAGCTCCAAGTTCGAATGATAGTGCTGCAACTGCTAGCAAACTG GCGGGAGGGCTAGATAAACTCACATTAGACAGCTTATACGATGATGCAATTAGACGAAACAATCAGCCTGTGAGCTACAATCCTTGGGAGCCAGCCCCAATGGTTAATCCCATGATGCAAACAACTGCACATGATCCTTTCTTTGCCTCCAATGCAGTAGCTGCACCACATTCagtgcagatggctgcaatgacCAATCAACAGCAGGCTTTCATGTTGCAGCAGCGGcagcagatgatgatgatgatgggccCACAACAGCCGCCTTCAAATCCCTTCGGCAATCCTTACGGAGCTAGTGTCCATCCATATGGCTCAGGTGTGCCACCTGTTCAAGCCTATAATCCATATTCAGGCTTTAGATAG